From the genome of Methylocystis bryophila, one region includes:
- a CDS encoding type III PLP-dependent enzyme, whose protein sequence is MTERIQEFLRARRREGRDNGPCLVVDLDVVRDNYRDFSRALPDTRVYYAVKANPAPEVLSLLASLGSSFDTASVAEIELALAAGASPERISFGNTIKKERDVARAYQLGVRLFAVDSEAEVEKIARVAPRSKVFCRILCDGSGAEWPLSRKFGCAPEMAPRVLELAQANGLIAYGLSFHVGSQQPNPRMWDKALESCANIFRELAERGVYLQMVNLGGGFPTRYLKSVPKVRIYGNAIFRALSKHFGNRLPETIIEPGRGMVGNAGIIEAEVVLISKKSDDDPLRWVFLDIGKFNGLAETTDEMIRYPIRTPVDGAAVGPCVIAGPSCDSVDILYEKTPYELPVSLEIGAKVLIEGTGAYTTTYSSIAFNGFPPLEAYVI, encoded by the coding sequence CTTCTCGCGGGCGCTGCCTGACACGCGCGTCTATTACGCCGTGAAGGCCAACCCGGCGCCCGAGGTGCTCTCGCTCCTCGCCTCGCTGGGCTCTTCCTTCGACACGGCTTCAGTCGCCGAGATCGAATTGGCGCTGGCGGCCGGCGCCTCGCCGGAACGCATCAGCTTCGGCAATACGATCAAGAAGGAGCGCGACGTCGCGCGCGCTTATCAGCTTGGCGTTCGGCTCTTTGCGGTCGACAGCGAAGCCGAGGTCGAGAAGATCGCGCGCGTCGCGCCGAGGTCGAAGGTCTTCTGCCGCATTCTCTGCGACGGCTCGGGCGCCGAATGGCCGCTGTCGCGCAAGTTCGGCTGCGCGCCCGAGATGGCGCCGCGCGTGCTCGAGCTCGCGCAAGCCAACGGCCTCATCGCTTATGGGCTTTCCTTCCATGTCGGCTCGCAGCAGCCAAACCCGCGCATGTGGGACAAAGCCCTCGAGTCCTGCGCGAATATTTTTCGCGAGCTCGCCGAGCGCGGCGTTTATCTGCAGATGGTCAATCTCGGCGGCGGTTTTCCGACGCGCTACCTCAAGTCCGTTCCGAAGGTGAGAATCTACGGCAACGCGATCTTCCGCGCGCTGTCGAAGCACTTCGGCAATCGGCTGCCGGAGACGATCATCGAGCCCGGTCGCGGCATGGTCGGCAACGCCGGAATCATCGAGGCGGAGGTCGTGCTGATTTCGAAAAAATCGGACGACGATCCGCTGCGCTGGGTCTTCCTGGATATCGGCAAGTTCAACGGGCTCGCCGAGACGACCGACGAGATGATCCGCTACCCGATCCGCACGCCTGTCGACGGCGCCGCGGTGGGTCCTTGCGTGATCGCCGGCCCGAGCTGCGACTCTGTCGATATTCTCTACGAGAAGACGCCCTATGAGCTTCCGGTCAGCCTGGAGATCGGCGCCAAGGTGCTCATCGAGGGGACGGGCGCCTATACGACGACGTACTCTTCGATCGCCTTCAACGGCTTTCCGCCGCTCGAGGCCTATGTGATCTGA